Proteins co-encoded in one Rattus rattus isolate New Zealand chromosome 5, Rrattus_CSIRO_v1, whole genome shotgun sequence genomic window:
- the LOC116900556 gene encoding olfactory receptor 4K3-like gives MNEVNQSVVSEFVLLGLSHSQNLQVLLFVIFLIVYLLILSGNIVIVILITIDRHLHSPMYFLLANLSFVDIWLSSVTTPKMVTDFLRENKTISFAGCMSQVFFDHCIGAAEMVLLLVMAYDRYVAICKPLHYFTIMNLKRCAALVLISWTIGFVHALSQLVPVLQLPLCGPLEIDSFFCDIPLVINLACMDSRDLDTLVNADCGVVVVTCFILLLISYTYILITVHQSSKTGASKALSTCTAHITVVLLLFVPCIFIYVWPLNITWFDKFLAVFYSVVTPLLNPAIYTLRNKDIKHSLKRLKGYFMNHRVRVNT, from the coding sequence aTGAATGAAGTAAATCAATCCGTAGTATCAGAATTTGTGCTTTTGGGACTTTCCCACTCACAGAATCTTCAGGTTTTGCTCTTTGTGATATTTTTGATAGTTTATCTGCTCATTCTGTCAGGAAATATTGTCATTGTGATCTTAATAACCATTGACCGTCATCTCCATTCCCCTATGTATTTCTTGCTAGCCAACCTGTCCTTTGTTGATATATGGCTTTCCTCAGTTACCACTCCAAAAATGGTCACAGACTTTCTCAGGGAGAACAAGACCATTTCCTTTGCAGGCTGCATGTCCCAGGTCTTCTTTGACCATTGCATCGGTGCAGCAGAGATGGTGTTGTTACTGGTGATGgcttatgaccgctatgtggccatctgcaaaccACTCCACTATTTCACCATTATGAACCTGAAAAGATGTGCTGCACTGGTGTTAATTTCCTGGACAATTGGCTTTGTACATGCCTTGAGTCAACTTGTACCAGTTCTGCAACTACCTCTCTGTGGTCCATTGGAAATAGACAGTTTTTTCTGTGACATACCACTGGTAATCAACCTAGCCTGCATGGATTCCCGTGACTTGGATACTTTAGTAAATGCTGACTGTGGGGTTGTGGTTGTAACTTGCTTTATTCTGTTGCTTATATCCTATACATATATCCTTATCACTGTTCATCAGAGTTCTAAGACTGGGGCATCTAAGGCCCTGTCCACATGCACTGCCCACATCACTGTAGTGTTGCTTCTTTTTGTGCCCTGTATCTTCATCTATGTTTGGCCCCTCAATATCACCTGGTTTGACAAATTTCTTGCTGTGTTTTATTCTGTTGTTACACCTCTCCTAAATCCAGCCATTTATACGCtgagaaataaagatataaaacattCTCTAAAGAGACTAAAAGGATATTTTATGAATCACAGGGTAAGGGTAAATACTTAA